AGGCAAAACATTTTATGGTAAAATAAGAAGGCTCGTATTAGTTATAAAACACTACAGCAATTCAAATAATTGGGTGGGCTTGGCCTCCCTAACCTTAAATCATATTACTTAATCACACAGCATCATGGATTCAACAACCAAAAGGATTTGTCATGGCTTGAAATGAGAGTCAATATTGTGATATGTCTTCTCTCTATAGCAGACCCTATTTCTATTGACAGGATTAAACAAAACCCAATTATTACTCTTACATTGAGGGAGGTTCAACGCCAATATGAACTGAGTAATGACATTTCTAGATACTCGCCTTTATTCCACAACCCAGCCTTTCTTCCTGTTACTATGTCCCAAGGTTTTAGGGAATGGGAAGAGTGCTTGGTAGAGTCTCTCAACTATTCAAAGACTCAATTTTGAAATAATTTCAAGAAATCCAGGAGGAATTCATTATATCCCACCTAAATTTGTATAGGTACCTTCAAGTAAGGCAATTCATTGTTACCAAAAATGACTGGGCTGATTACTCCTGTTAACAAGATGATTGAATTacttcattttttatattttttatttcacctttatttaaccaggtaggctagttgagaacaagttctcatttacaactgcgacctggccaagataaagcaaagcagtgcgacacaaacaacaacagagttacacatggaataaacaaacatacagtcaataatacagtagaaaggtaaggcaaaaaataggccatagtggcaaaataattacaatatagcaattaaacactggagtgatagatgtgcagatgatgaatgtgcaagtagagatactggggtgcaaaggagcaaaataaataaataacagtatggggatgaggtagttggatggactatgtacaggtgcagtgatctgtgagctgctctgacagctggtgcttaaagttagtgagggagatatgagtctccagcttcagtgatttttgcagttcgttccagtcattggcagcagagaactggaaggaaaggcggccaaaggaggaattggctttgggggtgaccagtgaaatactaGTGAAATAtatgctggagcgcgtgctacaggtgggtgctgctatggtgaccagtgagctgagataaggcggggctttacctagcaaagacttatagatgacctggagccagtgggttttgcaacgaatatgaagcgagggccatccaacgagagcatacaggtcacactggtgggtaatatatggggctttggtgacaaaacggatggcactgtgatagacagcATCTAATTTGCtgaatagagtgttggaggctattttgtaaatgacaacgccaaagtcgaggatcggtaggatagtcagttttacgagggtatgtttggcagcatgagtgaaggatgctttgttgtgaaataggaagccgattctagattatatttttgattggagatgcttaatgtgagtctggaaggagagtttacagtctaaccagacacctagaatatgtggacaactacaaatacctaagtcagaaccgtccagagtagtgatgctggacgggcgggcaggtgcgggcagcgatcggttgaagagcatgcatttagttttacttgcatttaagagcagttagaggccacgggaggaaagttgtatggcattgaagctcgtctggaggttagttaacatagtgtccaaagaagggccagaagtataccgaatggtgtcgtctgcgtagaggtggatctgagaatcaccagcagcaagagcgacatcattgatgtatacagagaataGAGTCGGGGCCGAgaactgaaccctgtggcacccccatagagactgccagaggtccggacaacaggccctccgatttgacacactgaactctgtctgagaagtagttggtgaaccaggcgaggcaatcatttgagaaaccaaggctgttgagtctgccgataagaatgggGTGATTGATAGAGTCGAAAGACTTGGCCAGattgatgaatacagctgcacagtattgtctcttatcgatggaggttatgatatcgtttaggaccttgagcgtggctgagatgcATCCAGGACCAGcacggaaaccagattgcatagcggagaaggtacggtgggattcgaaatggtcggtgatctgtttgttaacttggctttcgaagaccttagaaaggtagggtaggatagatataggtctgtagcagtttgggtctagagtgtcaccccctttgaagagggggatgactgcggcagctttccagtctttggatatctcagacgatacgaaagagaggttgaacaggctagtaaataggggttgcaacaatttcgggggataattttagaaagagagggtccagattgtctagcccgggctgatttgtaggggtccagattttgcagctctttcagaacatcagctatctggatttgggtgaaggagaaatggggaggcttaggcaagttgctgtggggttgcagggctgttgaccagggtagaggtagccaggtggaaagcatggccagccgtagagaaatgcttttgAAATTCATCGGTGGTCCCTTTATCAAGGGGAAAACATTGGAACCGTTTCAAATGATTATCACAATATCCTTAACATGCTAATATTATCTTTAGATAATCTTAGGAACTCATGGCAGGTGGAATTACAGATGCAGATATCAGAGGATAGTTGGGGGAATTTGGAAAACGCTATATAAAGCCACTACATGTAACCGAACAAGGAAGTTTCAATTCCAAGTACTAGATTGTTTTTTGAGCCCTGATAAACTTAATAAAATGAATAAAGGATTATCCACTACGTGTTGGAGACAGTGTGGTCAAATAGGTACTTGATCACATATATTTTGGCAATGTCTGAAAATCCAGTATTTTCGGTCTGAAATTCTCCATGTTTTTCAGGACATCACAGCTATTATTATTCAACCAGACCCATATCATCTCCTCCTAGGTATTGTTCATGTGGATACACTCCAATCCTCTCCAGTTCAAGTATTAGATTATCTTTTAGCAGCAGAATTTACACCCTCAAAAGATATGTGGTTAGGTCTATGCGGGGAACTTCCTGACATGGAGAGAATTCCATCAATCTTGGAACATAGACAGCGTAGGTATGAAGGTGTCTGGTCAGAGTTCCTGACATATCGTACTGGTCTTATtctgtattttttgttttttttgtttgtttctggtgtttttctgtggcttaatCCCAAATTGTATTCTTATTCAGACACTTGAAACATTTGCTCTATATAGCCAAAATGTACCCTTAATAACATGTGAATGTAATTACGCTCCCTTGCAAGGATACATTGTGTATGTATGGTACATGTTCTTTATGTGGTCTTGAATAAAAAATGCAACAAATCCCTTTGAAAACAGCCTATATAAGTCAAACTGTTTTTCTAGTGTCagaattgactacaaagtgtaaataggataattttggtcataaagtcaatCTTGTCTGAAACGGATTTTGGAACAGTCGGCTGTCACAAtgggtaaatgaaggttgggGTTTTGATTTAACCATGTCcatttgcccactaacatggggtGAACTGCGGCGGTGATTGCGCTCTATCAAATACTTAGACAGTGAGAGACCCGCCCAGCAGTTTTGACTTTGTTTACATAAGAAAACAcatcacacatttttttttacttgagaaatactgcaccaaacaccttttATTTAGTTGTAAAATAGTGCAACTTAAACATCCGCGGTAAAAATGTATAAACTAATTACAGATTTCTTAGATTCATTCTGGGGATGTGAAATAGGCTGCCTTGTCTCATGGGGGACGAATATCAGTAACCAAACACACCTACAAGACTGAAATCTAGTTTttctaatgagcaacagaaaaacacacatGCAAATCGGCGTGTTCAGTGGCTCGTTAACCTTATATTCCATTTACCTAGTGGAGGTGTTGATTGTTTTAAGTCAATTAGCTGGTTATTTAGCTGGATCCAACATCTTCGTGTTAGCATTTTTAGTGCTACTAGAAATGCTAGTGGAAAAGGATTGTCTTTATCCTTATCGGTTacatcagtggggggggggggggggggggggtaaagaagGCAGGAAGATAATAGAAAATGGGATACTGATGAATAGGAGAATTACAATGATGATATttccccctccctgtctctgtagGGAGGGCTATAAGGTGTTCTTCGACCGGCTGCAGGAGCAGCAGGTTCCTCTGTTGATCTTCTCGGCTGGCTTGGGGGACATCCTGGAGGAAGTGATCAGACAGAACCACGTCTTCCACCCCAACGTCCACGTCATCTCCAACTACATGGACTTTGACCAGAGCGTACGTTTCTTTCTTGACTGTTTGgttaatttggacattttcaaaCCAGTCTAGCATCGAGTCTAATTATGTGTAGTATGATGTGTGCCTaatgcagcgtttcccaaacttccCAAGGGTGGGCACGTTTTGGATTTTGCCCTCACACTACAGAGCTGATTTTAATAACgaactcatcaagctttgattatttgaatcagctgtgtagtgcaagGGAAAAcaccaaaatgtgcaacccttggggtcccccaggaccgagtttgggaaacactggcctAATGCCTATGGAACTGCTAAAGTGATAGTTCACCCACattacaaaatgacatattgGTGTCCcgaaagcagtctatggacaggGAGATACAGCAATCCAcactttggttttgtttacctaaTCACTTTCACCAACTTACAGCATTTTTGGCCTTTAACCAATGCAAGTACACGTTATGCCCAAATTCACAAAATGTCTCACGTTTCCCCCCCCCAAACTCAGCAATCCGTTGACCACAAGTGCGACCCATGTCTTCCTGCAGGGTGTACTGCGGGCGTTCAAAGGCCAGTTGATCCACACGTTCAACAAGCGAGAGTGCGCTCTGCTCCACGCGGCCCACTTCAGGGAGCTCAAAGAGCGGCCCAACGTGCTACTGCTAGGGGACTCTCTGGGAGACCTCACCATGGCCGATGGGGTGGCCCACACTCAGCACGCCCTCACCATAGGCTTCCTCAATGACCAGGTGGGTGTTGAGGGGTGCTGTATTTGTCTTTGTGTTGCCTTTTGCAAACCTGGAAGTGGTGAGGATTTAAAGGAAGTCCGTTTTGTATGTTGACTTCCGATAAATGTTGTACATTTCCCACACACCCACTTAAAAGCCAGAAGTACACTTACTTGTACTAAACTTCATGAAATATTCCTTCAATCTGTTAATGCTGCTCACCTGTATTCCTAACCGTGTATGTAAGGTGTTGAAGCACTGTGTTAGCTGGATACtacggcggcaggtagcctagcggtgagccagtaaacgaaaggtcgCCGGTTCGAATTCCCGAGCCGTCTAGGTgaaaaaaaatctgtctgtgcccttgagcaaggcacttaacactaattgctcctgtaagtcgctctggataagactaTAATGTAAAAATGTACTGACTGTTCTGTTTGGtcaggtggaggagaggaaagagtcATACGTCAACTCATACGACATCGTCCTGGTCAAGGATGAAACCATGGACATCCCCAACGCCATCCTCAACTACATCACCACTGCGCCGGCCAAGTGAACCGCCGTGAGGACGCAACGAATCACGGGCCAAAAGTTAACCTAGGGTCAGGTTACTTCCCGTTTGCACAGGCGTCAGGAATCAACCGCCTTGATGGCCGACATCACAAAGAGAGGAAATTGACCCTTTGTTGACCTTTACAGAGCTGCACGCACCACAATTATTATAGTGCCACAATAATCCTCAGGCACCTTCAAACCAATTCAACACCTCAGTGACATTATTTTAAATGAAATCACCTTGTTTCATGTGTGGGGTTGGTGCTGCAAATCCCATCCACCGAAGCCCCTTGATTCTGTTAACTTAATGTTTGTACCTATTTACTGTATGTTTCTATGGTCTCTCTAAGGACAAGCAGCTCCTTCCATTTGGAGAAGTGGTTGATTTTGTAACTTTAAGTTAAAGGCCAGTATTCTGATCGCGCTTTGTCAGCTATGCgccttttaaaggtaatttccgattgagccgacatgtgCGGCATTTACCGTGAATGCCGTCTCCGCACGGTTATGGGAGAATGCTATGACGCTATTCACTTTATTTCCCAAGGCGCAGGGCTGTGTAACGAGCATCCACTGTATAAGCTGCTGTATCGCCCAGTAAGTATTCTAACATGTGAGAGAGTTGATcagtgatagtgtgtgtgtgtatatgagactAGTCTTAATCTAAATGTATTAATTTGTGTATATCTATACCCATCCTCTAATTTGTGAGGCGCAATTATTTTGTGATTGTCAAGTGTGGATGCTGCCCTATGCACATTTGACCAAATGTAGTATATAAGTGTATTTATTTGGTTGAACAAGTACCGTAACAGATGAAATGGTTACCTCACAACTCACTGTGGGAGTTCAGTGGCAAATGCTTATGCTGCTAGGAAAGCTTTCCTTGacaattaaagggatagttcacctaaATGTAATATGTTCATGCAAATTATGacatttgggagaaatgtccctttaaccactactttgctttttttttttttttttacagaggtATTGGTTTCCTTGTAGGCAGGTACTTTTAAACTGGATGTCTATATAAGCTGAGATTTCCCGGCATCCTAAAACAATATTGAAGAATAGTGCTTTAACTATTATTCACATTTCGATTGTATGTTTTgcctgtatttaaccaggtatgtcGTTGAGAACACTTGTCTTTTGCAATATCAACGTACTATCTCAAGACCTAGCGAAGAGTGAAGACAGTTGTGAACAAAACAAGATGTGTTATTTTGTGGTTTTCTGTTTTTTAATCTACATTTTAAAGACTTTCCAATACTGCCACCTAGCGGGCATGTTCAGTTTGTAACATTTGATTAGTCTGACAATCACATCCTGCAAAAAAAAAAGAGATGTTTATTTTTCTAAAAATGGTTTTATTGGTGTAAACATCAGATCAGGAACATACAGTGCTGGTTTGGTTGGTTGATTTGTCAACGCgtactttttttaaactttttttttttttttttttttttacatcacttTATCAAACATGACCAAATCATGCAACACAAATATTACTCTTGTAAGACTCTTTACCCACCATCTAAAATGTATAACACCTGTTAAGGGATCACTGTATAAAAAAGGGTCTCTCTTGGAATattttaaggtgtgtgtgtggtccatccctgagagagagaggctgtggtcCGATTCTCGAATATTCGAGTAGATCTACCCTTGTCACCAAactgtgcacttgttcactccaATCCAATGCTTTATATTATAAATCCACGAGGTGgagtgaacgagtgcacacttcgGGGCGGAGAATTGGAActagtgtgtgtgcgcgcgcgcgttagactgactgatctacaaatcactttGTATCCTAAATAATTACTCAtgattatttgtagatcagtcagtttgCTCAGTCGGTGACCAATTCCTGCACAAAATGTATGTCCTTGAACACTACCAACGTGTGCACTCCTCATCACAACTCCTCGTGCATCCTCTCTTTGTCCTCCTCCACCTTCAATTTGAGCTCCTCGGCGAAGATGACCCCATCCTTGTTGCGGTCCTGGTTCCTGAACATGTCGGCAATGATCTCTTCAGGGTCCACCCCCGGCTTCATACGACCTTTGCCCTCCGCCACCTGCAGCATGATGAACTCTCCAAactggatgaagagagagagagaaacgagagCGTTGTGAAGAGGAGTAGCAGCCATGTTTAGTGTGAGTCATGACAAATGACAGCTTGACCGTTGTCTTACATGAACATGTCTGCAGAAGCAGTTTGGTTTGGCTAAATAGCACATGAGATGCCAATCAAATATGGTAATCTTCAAAAGGGTGGGTTTTTCGTGTACAGTCAACCCCTAATTAATGCAACCACTTGGGACCACACACCGTGCAGGTGGGCACTAAACCAGTTATCAAGAGCTATAAAACGAATGTCATTGAATTGGGACTGACAAAATATATTGCACTTAAATGGAGTAGACGGTACTTTATAACTCCCATCAATATTATTTGATGGTCTGATCCATCTATTTTCTACTAGTCTAT
This genomic stretch from Salvelinus namaycush isolate Seneca chromosome 4, SaNama_1.0, whole genome shotgun sequence harbors:
- the LOC120046284 gene encoding 7-methylguanosine phosphate-specific 5'-nucleotidase-like isoform X2 gives rise to the protein MRDRSRVEETIQAMQRAGPDALQVISDFDMTLSRFAHNGKRCPTTHNILDNDLLINDACKKMIRELLNTYYPIEIDATRTVEEKLPHMVEWWTSVHELLIQQKIRRDLLAQAVKQSSAMLREGYKVFFDRLQEQQVPLLIFSAGLGDILEEVIRQNHVFHPNVHVISNYMDFDQSGVLRAFKGQLIHTFNKRECALLHAAHFRELKERPNVLLLGDSLGDLTMADGVAHTQHALTIGFLNDQVEERKESYVNSYDIVLVKDETMDIPNAILNYITTAPAK
- the LOC120046284 gene encoding 7-methylguanosine phosphate-specific 5'-nucleotidase-like isoform X1, with the protein product MIYHIPWIYLPVRTALAIWHQLTKSEIPELAKASVLMRDRSRVEETIQAMQRAGPDALQVISDFDMTLSRFAHNGKRCPTTHNILDNDLLINDACKKMIRELLNTYYPIEIDATRTVEEKLPHMVEWWTSVHELLIQQKIRRDLLAQAVKQSSAMLREGYKVFFDRLQEQQVPLLIFSAGLGDILEEVIRQNHVFHPNVHVISNYMDFDQSGVLRAFKGQLIHTFNKRECALLHAAHFRELKERPNVLLLGDSLGDLTMADGVAHTQHALTIGFLNDQVEERKESYVNSYDIVLVKDETMDIPNAILNYITTAPAK